The following proteins are co-located in the Bacteroidales bacterium genome:
- a CDS encoding SDR family oxidoreductase: MNIRFDNKIVLITGSSRGIGAATALKFAESGATVIVHYSKDIYKARETFNSLPGSCHMLLKADLSVPDDVKRLFDKVLRQKGRIDILVNNAGIYEETRWWELDYEEWQQHWKKTIDTNLTGMANLSFLVAKQMIAQGGGKIINVSSRGAFRGEPHALPYGAGKAAMNSFGQSMAWALADKNVQVYTIAPGWVDTDMTHEILESEQGKAVAAQSPMNRFATPGELANAITLLASSGTEYMTGCILDMNGASYLRT, encoded by the coding sequence ATGAACATCCGTTTTGATAACAAAATCGTTCTCATCACCGGCTCCTCCCGGGGCATCGGAGCCGCAACCGCACTAAAGTTCGCTGAATCTGGCGCCACTGTCATCGTTCATTATTCAAAAGATATATATAAAGCCAGGGAGACTTTTAATAGCCTGCCAGGGTCATGTCACATGCTGCTGAAAGCAGACCTGTCAGTGCCCGACGATGTAAAGCGACTCTTCGATAAAGTATTAAGGCAGAAAGGAAGGATCGATATCCTGGTAAACAATGCCGGTATTTACGAAGAAACCCGCTGGTGGGAACTGGATTATGAAGAATGGCAACAGCATTGGAAAAAAACCATCGATACTAACCTCACAGGTATGGCCAATCTTTCTTTCCTTGTCGCAAAGCAAATGATTGCACAAGGAGGAGGGAAGATCATTAATGTCTCTTCGCGTGGTGCCTTCCGTGGAGAACCCCATGCTCTGCCTTACGGCGCAGGGAAAGCTGCAATGAATTCCTTTGGCCAGTCGATGGCCTGGGCATTAGCCGATAAAAACGTCCAGGTATATACGATTGCTCCTGGATGGGTAGATACTGACATGACGCATGAAATCCTGGAAAGTGAACAGGGAAAAGCTGTCGCCGCGCAAAGCCCGATGAACCGCTTTGCAACCCCCGGGGAACTTGCCAATGCCATCACGCTCCTTGCCTCTTCCGGCACAGAATATATGACCGGTTGCATCCTCGATATGAACGGGGCGAGTTATTTGAGAACGTAG
- the thrH gene encoding bifunctional phosphoserine phosphatase/homoserine phosphotransferase ThrH translates to MNFLCSDLEGVFIPEVWINVAEKTGIPELRKTTRDEPDYGKLMRFRMALLREKGLKLKDIQDVIATIRPLDGALELLEWIKQQVPMVIVSDTFIQFADPLIAQLNRPTLFCNELVIDGEGFISDFLLRQHDQKRKVVQALQNLNYTVIAIGDSYNDTSMLAQAEYGILFRPPENVIRDFPQFPVAKDYEGLREIIQSIL, encoded by the coding sequence ATGAACTTTCTTTGCTCCGATTTAGAAGGTGTTTTCATTCCTGAAGTCTGGATTAATGTCGCGGAAAAGACCGGCATTCCGGAACTTCGAAAAACGACCCGCGATGAACCCGATTATGGGAAACTGATGCGCTTCCGCATGGCCCTTTTGAGGGAAAAGGGGCTGAAACTGAAAGACATCCAGGATGTGATTGCTACCATCCGGCCACTTGATGGCGCACTGGAATTGCTCGAATGGATCAAACAACAGGTCCCGATGGTGATTGTATCAGACACCTTCATCCAGTTCGCCGATCCGCTGATAGCCCAACTGAACCGGCCGACATTGTTCTGTAATGAGCTGGTCATCGACGGGGAGGGTTTTATCTCTGACTTCCTGTTGCGCCAGCACGACCAGAAACGCAAAGTGGTTCAGGCTCTCCAAAACCTGAATTATACTGTCATAGCCATAGGGGATTCTTATAACGACACTTCTATGCTGGCGCAGGCTGAATACGGGATACTCTTCCGTCCACCCGAAAATGTGATAAGGGACTTCCCGCAGTTCCCGGTAGCGAAGGATTATGAAGGGCTGAGGGAGATCATACAAAGTATATTATGA
- the thrC gene encoding threonine synthase, which yields MPGTLYYSTNRKSPSISFREALLQGQAPDKGLYLPEIIPQLSADEIKSFINKPYHEIAYDVTAKYLAGEIPPDELRRIVKEAYNYPVPLEPVYQRKYIMRLDQGPTASFKDFAARMMSRLMHYYLALENRSLLILTATSGDTGSAIANAFYGLNNIKIVILFPEKEVTDRQRKQMTTLGKNVKVISIDGKFDDCQALVKEAFSDPDLMHMNLSSANSINIGRLVPQIVYYFYAFARLRVGNPDDNVIFSVPSGNFGDMMGGVLAMKMGLPVKRFIIGVNDNDEFPKYLATGEYRKVEPSRNCISSAMNVGHPSNLARLVALYGGMMNEKGGISRLADMEMMRKELFSVSITDKTTRKTIKATWEDHNVLLEPHGAVGWAGLQAYLKDKGNDPDKDQLFVSLETAHPAKFPEEINKLLGFDPELPPSLQGIENKEESYGSMQNEYAAFKEYLRSNFK from the coding sequence ATGCCAGGAACCCTCTATTATTCAACTAACCGTAAATCTCCGTCAATCAGCTTCCGTGAGGCGCTCCTGCAGGGCCAGGCGCCCGATAAAGGACTTTATTTGCCCGAAATTATCCCGCAACTGAGTGCAGATGAGATAAAATCCTTTATCAATAAACCTTATCATGAGATTGCCTATGATGTAACGGCGAAATACCTGGCAGGCGAAATACCTCCGGATGAGTTGCGCAGGATCGTAAAGGAGGCTTACAACTATCCAGTCCCGCTCGAACCGGTTTACCAGCGGAAATATATCATGCGTCTTGATCAGGGCCCGACGGCCTCTTTCAAAGACTTTGCCGCAAGGATGATGAGCCGCCTGATGCATTATTACCTGGCGCTGGAAAACAGGAGCCTCCTGATCCTGACTGCCACCTCGGGCGATACCGGCAGCGCCATTGCCAATGCTTTTTACGGTCTCAATAATATCAAAATAGTGATTCTTTTTCCGGAAAAAGAGGTCACTGACCGTCAGCGGAAACAAATGACAACACTTGGGAAAAATGTCAAGGTGATATCGATTGACGGCAAGTTTGATGATTGCCAGGCCCTTGTCAAAGAAGCCTTTTCCGATCCTGATCTGATGCACATGAACCTTTCATCTGCAAATTCGATCAATATCGGCCGGCTGGTCCCGCAGATCGTCTATTATTTTTATGCCTTTGCCCGTCTGAGGGTTGGAAACCCTGATGACAATGTGATCTTTTCCGTTCCTTCAGGAAATTTTGGTGATATGATGGGAGGGGTGCTTGCCATGAAAATGGGACTGCCTGTGAAACGCTTTATCATTGGGGTTAATGATAACGATGAATTCCCAAAGTATCTGGCAACAGGGGAATATCGAAAAGTAGAGCCCTCCCGCAATTGCATCTCCAGTGCGATGAATGTCGGCCATCCGAGTAACCTGGCCAGGCTGGTTGCACTTTATGGCGGGATGATGAATGAAAAAGGAGGGATAAGCAGACTAGCAGATATGGAGATGATGCGGAAAGAACTTTTTTCTGTGAGCATAACTGACAAAACCACCAGGAAAACGATTAAAGCTACCTGGGAAGACCATAATGTCCTTCTGGAACCCCACGGGGCCGTCGGCTGGGCAGGTTTGCAGGCCTATTTGAAAGATAAAGGCAATGACCCCGACAAAGATCAGCTATTCGTTTCACTTGAAACGGCACACCCGGCTAAGTTTCCGGAAGAAATCAACAAGCTTTTGGGATTTGACCCAGAATTGCCGCCAAGCTTACAGGGAATTGAAAATAAAGAAGAAAGCTACGGAAGCATGCAGAATGAATATGCTGCGTTTAAGGAATATTTAAGATCGAATTTTAAGTGA
- a CDS encoding cupin domain-containing protein produces the protein MDIAEVEKSKAHITVEIIEYIPNSVVIKTILKKSTGNISVMSFDSGEGLTEKTTAFDTFAQIIDGKAEIVISGVSNFLLTGQSIVIPAHAPNFVKPNGRFKMILTVIKSGYE, from the coding sequence ATGGATATTGCAGAAGTTGAAAAATCAAAAGCACACATCACAGTGGAGATAATCGAATATATACCCAATTCTGTGGTCATCAAAACGATTCTAAAAAAATCGACAGGAAATATCAGCGTAATGTCATTCGACAGTGGCGAAGGGTTAACCGAAAAAACCACTGCCTTTGACACCTTCGCTCAAATCATTGACGGTAAGGCGGAGATCGTAATCAGCGGGGTATCCAATTTCCTGCTGACAGGCCAGTCAATCGTAATACCTGCTCATGCGCCCAATTTTGTAAAACCAAACGGGCGGTTCAAAATGATCCTGACCGTCATAAAAAGCGGATACGAATAA
- a CDS encoding ice-binding family protein, whose protein sequence is MKTQLLKALTVAMLFFMPNVNFGQIAPDLNSAADFGVLAGTAITFGGVPSVINDMDVGLSPGFRSSITGVPPSSVVNGAIYAADDVAPPGVAAMLLQAKLDLTNAYLDAAGASAPAPVTVSGDQGGTTLYAGIYKSTSTLLIQSGNLTLDAQGDADAVWIFQIASDFTTVGGGPFPSGSGGNVILTGGALADNVFWQVGSSATIGNYTDFYGNVLALTSITMNSYARIEGRLLARNAAVTFAGGSTMNRPLEPPPSIPISTWALVLGGALIAIGVFVSYRRII, encoded by the coding sequence ATGAAAACACAACTACTCAAAGCATTAACAGTGGCTATGCTGTTTTTTATGCCAAATGTGAATTTCGGACAGATTGCACCTGATCTTAATTCGGCTGCCGACTTCGGGGTTCTCGCAGGTACAGCAATCACCTTCGGCGGAGTCCCTAGTGTGATTAATGATATGGATGTTGGGTTAAGTCCGGGCTTTCGTTCTTCCATCACAGGAGTTCCTCCTTCCAGCGTAGTGAATGGAGCGATTTACGCTGCCGATGATGTTGCCCCTCCGGGTGTGGCTGCCATGCTTTTACAGGCCAAACTGGACCTTACCAATGCGTATCTTGATGCTGCAGGAGCATCCGCCCCGGCGCCCGTTACAGTATCAGGTGATCAGGGCGGCACAACACTTTACGCGGGCATTTATAAATCAACCTCTACACTTTTAATACAATCAGGCAATCTGACACTTGATGCTCAGGGTGATGCAGATGCCGTATGGATTTTTCAGATAGCATCTGACTTTACTACAGTAGGCGGTGGACCTTTTCCGTCTGGGTCAGGTGGCAATGTTATCCTTACCGGAGGCGCTCTGGCTGATAACGTCTTTTGGCAGGTTGGCAGTTCAGCGACCATTGGAAACTATACAGATTTTTACGGTAACGTATTGGCCTTAACATCTATAACCATGAATTCATATGCCAGAATAGAAGGCAGATTACTTGCAAGAAATGCGGCAGTGACATTCGCTGGTGGTAGCACAATGAACAGACCGTTGGAGCCACCACCATCAATTCCCATCTCTACCTGGGCCCTCGTTCTCGGAGGCGCCCTGATCGCCATCGGTGTATTTGTAAGTTATCGTCGTATTATTTAG